From Chlamydia avium 10DC88:
ACACAAATTATTGGAGAATACACAGAATGGTCAACTATAGGATTAACAGGAGAAATAGGGCGCTTAGGCAAAGTAACTTCTTGAGCAGGACAAGGAAACTGTGTGATCACTGGAGAAAATGCGACCCCGACTCCTTTAGCAAAGTGAGAGAATAACCGATTTACCCTGCCAGGGGAAAGATTTTGCTCATGTAGAAATATAGGGATTTTGTTCCTTAATGCTGCAAGCAATATGGGGAGAGAATGATAACTTCCAAACCCTATAACAAGATCTGGAGAGAAATCTTTCAATTCCTTTGTTGCTTTACTATATCCTCTGTATAGAGAATATATATTTTTTAAGGAACTTAGGGGTTGTCTGAGTGAGGGTAATCCTGAGGGGATTTCTTTATAACATATACTGTATCCACAAAGGCTAGGATGGTTTTGTAATCCCTTACCTAATAATAAAACATCTGCACCATGTGCACAAAATACTTCTCTCGTTGCAAGAGCAGGGACAATGTGTCCCCCCGATCCCCCTGCTGCTAGAATTACTTTATTAATTTCCTTCATCACCTACTCTTAATAGCAAGGTAACACCGCACATGTTTGCAATCAGAGAAGATCCTCCCTGACTAAAAAAGGGAAGGTTGACTCCTTTACTAGGTAATAATCCTGATACCACTCCCAAATTCATAAAAGCTTGCATACCAATGATTACTGTAATTGCTATTGCCAATGAAGCACCTTCTAAAGAAGGCGATTTCATGGCAATAACATAACCACTATAGACAAAACACATATACAAAAGGATTAACAACAACATACCAACAAAGCCAAACTCTTCAGCATAAATGGCTGCGATGTAATCATTTTGCGCTTCTGGAAGATATGTGAGTTTTTGTAAGCTTGCTCCGGGTCCTTTTCCGAGTAATCTTCCAGATCCTGCTGCAATTTTTGCCTGATATGGCTGATGTCCTCGACCTTTAATATCTAATTCTGGGTGGAGATAAACATTTAATCGATGGCGTACATAGGGCATACGATATGCAAAAGCTCCCCCTAAAATAAGGATGCATGTTAGGGGGAACAACCAGTAGCGCAAATTCACAGAAGTCATGATAAATACAGGAATCAAGGAAAATGCAATCACAGCAGCAGAACCATTATCAGGTTCTATGGCGATAAGCAAGATAGGTAAGAATAATGCGGATGTTAGCTTTAAAAAGAGTAAAAAATTTTTCCGATATTGAGGGCGAAAAACAAGATATTCGATAGCTACACAAGGAACAAGATACTTTACAAATTCTGAAGGTTGCAACGTTAACTGGCCGATTCCTAGCCAACGTCGTGCACCATTTCTACATACACCGATACCTGGGATTAACACCATGATTAGAATACATCCGGCACCTAGTAGAAGAGAGGGGCTAATTTTAAGAAAATCTTTCCATCCTGTTGTATACACAACAATTGAGAGGCACAACCCTAGAATAAGATAAATAATTTGACGAATCAATGCTTTATGCGTACTACAGGACAAGGAACGATCCAGCACCTCTGCAGAAGAGGTATCGAATACCATAATTAGCCCTAAGAAAAAAATCCCTAATAAACATGAAATAATAAACCACTTCATAAGGGCTTAGACCGTTTCATTATTTTATACGCAACTGATCTCCTGGACGTAAACGGCGTGCTTTTTGTTCATCAAGGTCATTCATCTTTAACAAATCTTCTAAACGGATTCCATTGCGTAAAGCTATTGTCCAAGGACTATCTCCTTCCTGAACAGTATAATAATCATCTGCAGAAGCTATTTTAGCCTTCTTAGTATCGTCCTGTTTATCTGATACAGGGACTTTGATTACCTGACCTATTTTTAATTGTGTTGAAGATAAATCGTTTAATTGCATCAGGGCACTCACTGTAGTGTGATTTGCTCTAGCAATACGCTCCAGAAAATCCCCTTTCTTGACGATGACTGTTGTATAGGCTTCTTTATCGGACTGAGGCTTAGGTTCAGTAGATGTAGTAGTCTCTACAGAAATTGGCTGAGGAGCTTGTTTCGAAGGAGAAGGAGGTGAGCTCTTTACTTTAAGCTCTTCTTCAACAAAACTTGATGCTAATTCTTCTTTGGATATTTTTTTGGGGGCAACAACAACAGGACTTTCATTTTTCTCCATTTTTTCCTGTTTTTTTTCTGAAACTGTGATGGGTACAGATTCGACTAATTTAGCTGGCATCATAGGAAGCACACTGTCCATATGCTTCTTATCTGTCTGCTTTGCAGTAGCAAAGAGAACAACAACTAATACAACATTAACTAACGTTGCAACTATAATTGTATCTCTACGATTCATATCCTTAATGCCTCCACATCACCAACTAATTGCTTGAAGAAGTCTCCTCTCTCTTCAAAGCTTTGAAATTGATCAAAACTTGTACAACCTGGAGATAATAAAATAGTATCTCCAGGTTGTGCTACTTTCTGAGCCAAAATTACAGCTTCTTGTAGATCTCGGGCTTGAGTTAAAGGAAAACTATTAGATAAAGCTTGTGCTATTTCTTTTCGACATTCTCCCATAGCTACAATATGTTTTGCTGTTTGAGTAAGAGTAGGAATTAAAGAAGTAAAATCACTGCCTTTATTCCTTCCTCCTAAAATAATGATGATATTTTCTTTAACAGCTGCAAGAGCTTTTTCCACAGCGCTCATTGTCGTGGCTTTACTATCATTGATATAACGCACACCACCTTTTTCTCCCAGATATTCTATTCTATGCGAAGGCTTTTCGAAAGTCTGCATTGCGTACAGAAATGCTTCTGGAGCAACATGCACTATTTCATTAGCCAATACATAAGCAGCAAAATAGTTGTGTCTATCATGCAAGTATACTGGTTTTAATGCACTTTCTTTATCTATAACTTCTTGGATTTCCTTTGCATATTCTAAATAAGACTTCCCTATGGAGATGTTTTCTCCTGACCACAAGGATTTAGGATTTTTCAAACATTTAATAATATTAGCTTTTGCTTCATAATATTCCTGCATAGTTTGATGATAATCTAGATGATTGGGAGAAATATTTAAAATAACGCCTCCCGATAGTACAGGGATGAAAATTTCCTGCCCTACCAATTGAAATGAACTCATTTCTACAACACGTATACCGGAATAATGCATAGCTTGAAGTATTGGGATGCCAATGTTCCCCATAGCATGAGCAGGAATACCTAAAATATGGAATAAATGGACGAGAAATAAAGCTGTGGTAGTTTTCCCATTGGATCCTGTAATCCCTAGAGAAGGGTGGGTGTTGAATTTCTCATCTTGCAAAGCAAGTTGAACATCAGAAAGGATAGGGATTTTCCTACGTTTTGCTTCAATTACCCAAGGATGTGAGATCTTGATCCCTGGAGAACGTATACAAAAGTCTACGTTTTCTGGAAATTCCTCAACATAATCGAGGTAATATTCATGGAAAAAAGGGCATGTTTCAAGAGTATGGATATCTTTATCCAATCCCAGAACATAGTCACCTCTATTGTAGAGAAACTCTGCAGCAGATTTCCCTGTTACACCAGCGCCTAGTATAACTACCCGTCGATGATTCATATTATTTTCCTAAAATAGCGGCAGCTATCCCTAATATCATACAAAAAAACCAGCTATCCAAAAATTCCTTACGACTATTTTTTCTTCTACTCCTTGATATTCATAATGATGATGCAAAGGAGAACAAAAGAAAATACGTTTTTTTCTCAAACGCCAACTCATCACCTGCAAAATCACGGACCCTGCTTCAGCAACAAAGACTCCCCCACATAAAATCAAAAAAAGCTCTGCACGCAACATGACAGCACAACTACCTAATATTCCCCCGATTAAAAGAGACCCTGTATCTCCCATAAAAACTTTTGCAGGAGGGAGGTTATATTTTAAAAAGGCGAGACAGACTCCTATTAAAGCTGTGAGGATCACAGCAATGTTGATAGCCAGAGGTGTCGTGATATGAAGAATAGCAATAACTAGGCAGCTTAATGCAGCCATGCTTACAGTGCCTGAAGCTAAGCCATCTAGTCCATCCGTGAGATTTACGGCATTACTTGTTCCTACGATAGCGAGAATAGCTAGGATGAAACATAAAAATTTCTCTAAAAAAGAACTGCCCAAAGATACCGTGCCATAAAAAGGTACATTTAATGTGTAGAACTTACTGGGTTCATCATAAGTATACAAAACTATGACTACAGTAACAGCAGCGATAAGAAATTGTATTATGAATTTTTGTTGTACTGTGATTCCATGACCTTTTTTCTTTCTTTTCTTCACTATATCATCATACCATCCTAAGCCTCCCCAACTTACAATCAGAAATAAGGAAAGCCATGTAATCGGATTACGTAAAGGCAGCCATAAAATAACTGCTGTGAGTAGAACAATAATAAAAAGTATCCCCCCTGCTGTGGGTGTGGAAGCCTTATCACAATGAAGTGCTTCTAGTTTCTCACAGTGGGCTTTTTGTAATTGATTATAATGGTTTTGACGTCTAAGCCAATGAATTACGGGATGTCCTAAAATCCATCCTTGAGCCAAAGCAACACAAAAAACTAAGGTTAAAAATAAATACGGAGCATCATGAAAACATGAAAACATAAAATTCATAACATTCTGACAATACAATTAAAAACAGCTTAATAGAGATTCTAAAGCTAGAGAACGAGATCCTTTCAACAAGACAATATCCCCTTGCTGAACGACATTTCTTAATGCCTGCTCAATGTCTTGAGCTGATGGATAAAAAAAAACTTCACAAAGGCTATTTTTGACAAGATATTGTATAGGAAGCCATTTCTCCCCAATAAAGAAGATAATATTGGCTTTTGATAAAGCCTTCTCTGCTACAATTAAATGTCCCTCCTCGGAATAATTGCCCAATTCTGCCATATGTCCAAGGATGAGAACAACTTTTTTCCCTTCTGGAGGATGAGGAATAGCATCTAAAGCAGCTAACATAGCTTCGGGACATGCATTATAAGCATCATTAATCACTTGTATCCCGTTACGTATACTTTGCTCAAAACGCATGGGTGGGATTTGCAAGGAAGAGCAAGAATAAATAATTTTATCGGTAGGGATATCTAGCAGCCACGCTAAAGAAAAAGCTATTAATAAATTACTATAAGCAGGCTTGTAGGGAAGAGAAATAGCAAATTCAATATCCTCTTCTGGAGTATGTACGACTACATGATCTTGCCCAAGAAACTTATAATAAAAATCTGCAGTTTCATCATAAAAAGCAAACGAGAATTTTTCTGAGAAAGAAGATTGTTTGACGAAATAGGGGTACCACGGGGAATCCTTAGGGAAAAGCTGAATACGACTTTTTTGTAATATGAGACTTTTTTCTTCAACAATACCTTGTATTCCTTTGTCAGAAAAATTGATAGTATGTTGATCTGCTATATGAGTGATAATTGCGATTTCAGGTTCTACAACAGAAAGAAGATTACGCATATTGTTAGGTTCAGAAACACCCATTTCTAAAATAAGAAAATCCTCATCACCATCGGATAAAAGCAAACTTAAAGGTACTGTTAACTGCGAATTATAACTTTTAGGGCTAGCATAGACTTTGTAAGTTGAAGAGAGAAATGTTTTTGAAAAGGCTTTTGTTGTTGTTTTCCCTACGGAGCCTGTGATCCCTATGATAGTGCCGGGGAATAAATGAGCTTGATTTTCTCCAGCTTCTCTTAAAGCCATTGTGGTATCTTGAACGACAATCAAGTCCAAACCAAAAGCATCGCCTTGATAATCTCTAGAAACTACAGCAGCTACAGCGCCTGCGTCTGCAGCATCACGTAGGAATCGATGACCATCCGTACAATTTCCATTTAGTGCAAAAAATACATCCCCTGGGCGAACTTGACGACTATCAATAGCCACTCCGGAGATTTTTTTCCCTGATCTAGGAAATTTAGCATCGGATAACATTGACGACACCCAATCTTCTAGTAAAATAGATCGCATAGCATTGCCTTAATTATTTGCTTAACAATATGCCAGTAGACACGTGGGTGTAATGCATTTCCCCAAACAAACCTGAAGAACTCTTCAAATATTCTATTCACAAATATAAATAAATATCCCACATCAATGCAAGTGGGGTCGTCTGAATACCGAGATTTACTACTGACTAGAAAATCATCTTTCGCTTAAACTAAAGCTGTTTTGTAACTCTTGGTGGCATAGCCAAGCGGTAAGGCCGAGGCCTGCAAAGCCTCTATCCCCGGTTCGATTCCGGGTGCCACCTTTTTATCTTAAGATATTGTACACTAAAAAATGACTTGGTAGTGTGGAAATTTCCCAAGAATTTCTGGAGGCTATCAATGTTCGACAAGGAAAAATTCCTGTATAATTCAGATAAAAAACTTTTCCTTGGGGTGGATAAAGTCTTTCACTTACTTAAAGATCATTATGGTCCAAATTCAAGTCACTCCCTAGAAAATTCAAGTTACTCTCTTCTAAGTAAAACTGTATTATCAGATCCTTATGAAAACATTGGTGTAGATTTTGTAAAAAGCTTATCGAACAAAATCTATAAAAAATACAACGACGGCATTACTACTGCTGTTCTTTTACTTCACTCTTTCTTGAAAAACAGCTATTGCTTGTGTGATCAGGAAATATCTCCTTATCGGCTTAGTATTGCCTTAAAGAAAATGGGGGATATTCTATTATCTGCTCTAAGAAACCAGTCTTTGCCTTTAAAAGATAAGACAAAGGCCAAAAACATTGTTTTTTCTGCTCTCCCTGACCTAGAGATTGCTACAGAGATATCAGAGGCATTTTCACAAGTGGGATCTGAAGGATTTATCTCCGTATCTCATAGAGAATCTACATCTATGTATATTACACAAGGACTCTACGTTCCTTATGGCTACGTCTCCCCTCATTTTCTTGTACAATCTTTACCATGTTCTTTTACGCTTTCACAACCTCGAGTTTTTGTTACTGATAAAGATATCTCTACTATTTTGCATTTTCTTCCTTTGTTTCAAGAACTACAAGAACATCAGGAACACTTACTTCTTGTATGCAAAGATA
This genomic window contains:
- the murD gene encoding UDP-N-acetylmuramoyl-L-alanine--D-glutamate ligase, coding for MNHRRVVILGAGVTGKSAAEFLYNRGDYVLGLDKDIHTLETCPFFHEYYLDYVEEFPENVDFCIRSPGIKISHPWVIEAKRRKIPILSDVQLALQDEKFNTHPSLGITGSNGKTTTALFLVHLFHILGIPAHAMGNIGIPILQAMHYSGIRVVEMSSFQLVGQEIFIPVLSGGVILNISPNHLDYHQTMQEYYEAKANIIKCLKNPKSLWSGENISIGKSYLEYAKEIQEVIDKESALKPVYLHDRHNYFAAYVLANEIVHVAPEAFLYAMQTFEKPSHRIEYLGEKGGVRYINDSKATTMSAVEKALAAVKENIIIILGGRNKGSDFTSLIPTLTQTAKHIVAMGECRKEIAQALSNSFPLTQARDLQEAVILAQKVAQPGDTILLSPGCTSFDQFQSFEERGDFFKQLVGDVEALRI
- the murG gene encoding undecaprenyldiphospho-muramoylpentapeptide beta-N-acetylglucosaminyltransferase, which encodes MMKEINKVILAAGGSGGHIVPALATREVFCAHGADVLLLGKGLQNHPSLCGYSICYKEIPSGLPSLRQPLSSLKNIYSLYRGYSKATKELKDFSPDLVIGFGSYHSLPILLAALRNKIPIFLHEQNLSPGRVNRLFSHFAKGVGVAFSPVITQFPCPAQEVTLPKRPISPVNPIVDHSVYSPIICVVGGSQGARRLNLQVPGALVAVARDYPNMYVHHLAGFRGDIISIQQVYRRGGIAFCVKPFEDNMLDILLSADLVISRAGATILDEIFWAKVPAILIPYPGACGHQEVNAKFFVYQVGGGSMILDKHLSQEVLEQHIFLALDFEIMKNRQKALQQYYQNKSSKSFYQFICECL
- a CDS encoding lytic transglycosylase, with protein sequence MNRRDTIIVATLVNVVLVVVLFATAKQTDKKHMDSVLPMMPAKLVESVPITVSEKKQEKMEKNESPVVVAPKKISKEELASSFVEEELKVKSSPPSPSKQAPQPISVETTTSTEPKPQSDKEAYTTVIVKKGDFLERIARANHTTVSALMQLNDLSSTQLKIGQVIKVPVSDKQDDTKKAKIASADDYYTVQEGDSPWTIALRNGIRLEDLLKMNDLDEQKARRLRPGDQLRIK
- a CDS encoding UDP-N-acetylmuramoyl-tripeptide--D-alanyl-D-alanine ligase, which produces MRSILLEDWVSSMLSDAKFPRSGKKISGVAIDSRQVRPGDVFFALNGNCTDGHRFLRDAADAGAVAAVVSRDYQGDAFGLDLIVVQDTTMALREAGENQAHLFPGTIIGITGSVGKTTTKAFSKTFLSSTYKVYASPKSYNSQLTVPLSLLLSDGDEDFLILEMGVSEPNNMRNLLSVVEPEIAIITHIADQHTINFSDKGIQGIVEEKSLILQKSRIQLFPKDSPWYPYFVKQSSFSEKFSFAFYDETADFYYKFLGQDHVVVHTPEEDIEFAISLPYKPAYSNLLIAFSLAWLLDIPTDKIIYSCSSLQIPPMRFEQSIRNGIQVINDAYNACPEAMLAALDAIPHPPEGKKVVLILGHMAELGNYSEEGHLIVAEKALSKANIIFFIGEKWLPIQYLVKNSLCEVFFYPSAQDIEQALRNVVQQGDIVLLKGSRSLALESLLSCF